The following are from one region of the Salicibibacter kimchii genome:
- the truA gene encoding tRNA pseudouridine(38-40) synthase TruA encodes MARWKATIAYDGSAFSGWQVQPGKRTVQGELEKGLTKLHKGENKKVVASGRTDAQVHARGQVVHFDSFLQIPSARWPRAFDTVLPRDMQVICVERVHDHFHARFDATAKEYRFFLHVGRERDVFQRHYVHHVFANAFDHEAVRRSLQPLIGTHDFSSFCASDTNVESKVRTLNAASYVQTAEGEWCFRFNGDGFLYNMVRIIVGTAINIGARRLAVEDMNRILHARDRRQAGMTVPGHGLYLWQVQYGHKDVYPAGCG; translated from the coding sequence ATGGCACGTTGGAAAGCGACCATTGCTTATGATGGCTCGGCTTTTTCCGGCTGGCAAGTGCAGCCGGGAAAGCGAACCGTGCAAGGGGAGCTTGAAAAAGGGCTCACAAAATTGCATAAAGGGGAAAATAAAAAGGTGGTGGCTTCCGGGCGTACAGATGCCCAGGTGCATGCCCGCGGCCAAGTCGTTCACTTCGATTCTTTTTTACAAATCCCAAGTGCGCGTTGGCCGCGAGCGTTTGACACGGTGTTGCCGCGAGACATGCAGGTGATATGCGTTGAACGTGTGCATGATCATTTTCACGCGCGTTTTGATGCTACGGCTAAAGAGTATCGTTTTTTTCTTCATGTCGGACGAGAGCGGGACGTGTTCCAGCGCCATTATGTGCATCACGTCTTTGCAAATGCGTTTGATCACGAAGCGGTCCGGCGATCATTGCAACCATTGATCGGCACGCATGATTTCTCGTCTTTTTGTGCGAGTGATACGAATGTAGAAAGTAAAGTGAGGACATTAAATGCCGCCAGCTATGTGCAGACAGCTGAAGGCGAATGGTGTTTTCGGTTCAACGGAGACGGTTTTCTTTACAACATGGTAAGGATCATCGTGGGGACAGCCATCAATATCGGGGCACGCCGTCTTGCCGTCGAGGATATGAACCGTATTTTGCATGCCCGTGATCGTCGGCAAGCGGGAATGACGGTCCCCGGACATGGGTTGTATTTATGGCAAGTGCAATATGGGCATAAAGACGTGTATCCTGCGGGTTGCGGCTAA
- the rplM gene encoding 50S ribosomal protein L13, translating into MRQTYMAKADEIERKWYVVDAEGKKLGRLASEVAAILRGKNKPEFTPHVDTGDHVIIINAEKVELTGNKLTDKMYYRHSGHPGGLKSTRALEMRKNKPVKMIELAVQGMLPKNALGRQTIKKLHVYEGSNHKHEAQKPESLELHG; encoded by the coding sequence ATGCGTCAGACATATATGGCCAAAGCAGATGAAATCGAACGCAAATGGTATGTCGTCGATGCCGAAGGAAAGAAGCTCGGACGGTTGGCAAGCGAAGTTGCTGCCATTTTGCGCGGAAAAAATAAACCGGAATTCACGCCGCACGTCGATACAGGTGACCATGTCATTATTATCAATGCGGAAAAGGTGGAGCTCACCGGCAACAAATTAACGGATAAAATGTATTATCGCCACAGTGGACACCCCGGAGGTTTAAAATCCACGAGAGCGTTGGAGATGCGTAAAAATAAACCGGTAAAAATGATTGAACTTGCTGTGCAAGGCATGCTCCCGAAAAATGCACTCGGCCGGCAAACAATTAAAAAACTGCACGTATATGAAGGATCCAACCACAAACATGAAGCACAAAAACCGGAAAGCTTGGAGCTCCACGGATAA